A stretch of the Uranotaenia lowii strain MFRU-FL chromosome 3, ASM2978415v1, whole genome shotgun sequence genome encodes the following:
- the LOC129752624 gene encoding uncharacterized protein LOC129752624: MSGKRHCSFRTIVKCGARNRTHQNSARRAKSLLKVTDPDSAENGYSQAQATKARTTNPRHVPRSQTRPDQRQQHQVGRNEATRKVNSKRVAQSVSFYENQGGKIPNEIFLQGPFFGSGIFCSTSRHVFMLLRTHWYRLQPFSFRHKTSSELFRNCTAQTAPSVFSTTY; encoded by the exons ATGAGCGGTAAACGTCACTGCAGTTTCCGCACAATAGTCAAGTGTGGTGCTCGAAACCGGACGCACCAGAACAGTGCTCGTCGGGCTAAAAGCCTTTTAAAGGTGACGGATCCGGATAGTGCGGAGAACGGATATTCTCAGGCTCAG GCCACAAAGGCACGGACAACAAATCCGAGGCACGTGCCAAGATCCCAAACAAGACCGGACCAGCGCCAGCAACATCAGGTCGGAAGAAACGAAGCCACGAGGAAAGTCAACTCGAAAAGGGTCGCCCAAAGCGTGAGTTTCTATGAAAATCAAGGTGGCAAAATACCTAACGAGATTTTTCTTCAGGGCCCTTTTTTTGGTTCCGGCATATTTTGCTCCACATCTCGGCACGTGTTCATGTTGCTGCGCACCCATTGGTATCGGCTTCAACCTTTTTCTTTCCGGCACAAAACGAGCTCCGAACTCTTCCGAAACTGCACGGCACAGACAGCGCCATCTGTGTTTTCAACCACATACTAG